The proteins below are encoded in one region of Silene latifolia isolate original U9 population chromosome 2, ASM4854445v1, whole genome shotgun sequence:
- the LOC141640722 gene encoding uncharacterized protein LOC141640722 produces MNVIIDYEVCHAKFLEFNRAATLFWKQRAKLHWLKEGDACTKFFFNTVRERYKKNFIYGIKQEDDSWSFEKNDLFHSFEKYFMDIYEASINHEPFESYHQKFQPLFQKLSTQLDNDQADGIPTKFQLGPTKFPCPDGIPALFFQKYWFHVKSEVTHAVLAMLNSCLIPSELNRTSITLVPKNNCLEKVTHYRPISLCNVIMRAVTKCVSNTMKPVMSTLVGEYQNGFIPSRSITDNILISQELFHHISKNSTTKKGSLALKVDMSKVYDRLRWNFIRATLTHMGFSSSFIRLIMNCVQSVTYEVMINGSSGKAFKPHTGQAINADKSAISFNPNCTLQFMQDCFRILKVLGRYLGLPTDFGISKRQVFAFLIEKVRKQILSWKNIFLSVAGRLTLICSILSSLSIYSLSAFRMSWGGCRAEKNIHWCSKLFTSYPKSMGGLGIRNVNCLNQSLLAKIGWKIVTNPLSLISRVLGGKNLITKATFMTTDLRKQRPFSWGGRSIRWGAELLNDNLAWEVGCPSTLDIWRDNWIHGCSLIAQLSNLSETETLSKPHLQVSSLQHANGNWNANMITTISRIWFPSPLGIQSHSGESISIQQWIINWVHFLKKSDDYITTVSAFIATLWQLWCLRNKTIFQNSSPDFLGIKRLISVDTNNDIWVQNQLHDRVSSREVLDPTEHEGASIIINHYPYMLLGPQLCPTLSIRIKCDATWKLNFKATSGWYFQDYSGSIFHFGQSSFWAKSPIQAEAMALQAAIVDATSQGFRHLDVASDSLNLVLQVNGFAETTQDAKSTIRCLTTIILSCHCFSLSHCPRYLNKIAHTIAKSIA; encoded by the exons ATGAACGTGATAATTGACTATGAAGTTTGTCATGCCAAATTTCTGGAATTTAATAGGGCTGCAACATTATTTTGGAAGCAACGAGCAAAACTGCACTGGCTAAAGGAAGGAGATGCTTGTACCAAATTTTTTTTCAATACTGTTAGGGAACGTTACAAGAAGAACTTCATTTATGGGATCAAACAGGAAGATGACTCTTGGTCCTTTGAGAAGAACGATCTTTTCCACTCTTTCGAGAAATATTTTATGGACATCTACGAAGCATCGATTAATCATGAGCCTTTTGAATCCTACCATCAGAAGTTTCAACCTCTCTTCCAAAAGCTCTCAACTCAGTTGGATAATGATCAAGCTGATGGTATTCCTACAAAATTTCAACTTGGACCTACAAAATTTCCATGTCCCGATGGTATTCCTGCCCTCTTCTTTCAAAAATATTGGTTTCACGTTAAATCTGAGGTAACTCATGCGGTCTTGGCTATGCTAAATTCTTGCCTTATTCCATCTGAGCTAAATCGCACCTCTATCACTTTGGTTCCAAAAAATAATTGTCTTGAGAAGGTCACCCATTATCGTCCTATTAGTCTCTGTAATGTCATTATGAGAGCGGTCACCAAATGCGTTTCAAATACGATGAAACCTGTAATGTCGACACTTGTGGGTGAATATCAAAATGGTTTCATTCCAAGCAGATCAATTACTGACAATATTTTGATCTCTCAGGAGCTTTTTCATCACATATCAAAAAATTCAACAACTAAGAAGGGATCCTTGGCTCTTAAAGTTGATATGAGTAAGGTCTATGATAGGTTACGATGGAATTTCATTAGGGCTACTTTAACTCATATGGGATTTTCGTCTTCTTTTATCCGTTTGATTATGAATTGCGTCCAATCCGTTACTTATGAAGTTATGATTAATGGTTCCTCTGGGAAAGCTTTTAAACCTCATACAG GCCAAGCTATCAATGCTGACAAATCTGCTATTTCATTCAACCCAAATTGTACTCTACAATTTATGCAAGACTGTTTTAGAATTCTTAAAGTTTTGGGACGTTATTTGGGACTCCCCACGGATTTTGGAATATCCAAACGTCAGGTTTTTGCTTTCCTCATTGAAAAGGTCCGTAAACAAATTCTGAGTTGGAAGAATATCTTCCTATCTGTTGCTGGTCGTTTAACTCTTATCTGCTCTATTCTATCCTCACTATCCATATATTCTCTATCAGCATTTCGTATGTCG TGGGGTGGTTGTCGAGCAGAAAAGAATATCCATTGGTGCAGTAAACTCTTTACTAGCTACCCTAAGTCCATGGGAGGCCTTGGTATACGTAATGTCAATTGCCTAAACCAAAGTCTGTTGGCCAAGATAGGATGGAAGATTGTTACCAACCCTTTGTCCCTTATCAGTCGTGTTCTTGGTGGTAAGAATTTGATCACTAAGGCAACTTTTATGACTACGGATCTTCGTAAGCAAAGACCTTTCTCTTGGGGCGGCCGTAGCATTCGATGGGGTGCTGAGTTGCTTAATGATAATTTGGCATGGGAGGTTGGATGCCCTTCTACTCTTGATATATGGAGAGATAATTGGATTCATGGTTGCTCCCTTATTGCTCAACTATCCAATTTAAGTGAAACTGAGACCTTGTCCAAACCTCATCTTCAAGTTTCGTCCCTTCAACATGCTAATGGGAACTGGAATGCTAATATGATTACGACTATAT CCCGTATCTGGTTTCCGTCACCCCTGGGTATCCAGAGTCATTCTGGCGAGTCAATTTCCATTCAACAATGGATTATTAACTGGGTGCACTTTCTCAAGAAATCAGATGACTATATTACAACCGTCTCCGCTTTTATTGCTACCTTGTGGCAGTTATGGTGTTTGAGAAATAAAACCATTTTTCAAAACTCTTCTCCTGATTTTCTTGGAATCAAGCGATTGATTAGTGTTGATACCAATAACGATATTTGGGTTCAGAATCAGCTACATGATCGGGTGTCGAGTAGGGAGGTTTTGGACCCTACTGAGCATGAGGGTGCTTCAATCATTATCAATCACTATCCTTATATGTTGTTGGGTCCTCAGCTTTGTCCGACTCTTTCCATTCGTATCAAATGTGATGCTACTTGGAAATTAAACTTCAAAGCTACAAGCGGATGGTATTTTCAGGATTATTCAGGCTCTATCTTTCACTTTGGTCAATCCTCCTTTTGGGCGAAATCTCCAATCCAAGCTGAAGCTATGGCACTTCAAGCCGCTATTGTGGATGCTACTTCTCAGGGTTTTCGACATTTGGATGTGGCTTCTGATTCTTTGAATCTAGTCTTGCAGGTTAATGGTTTTGCGGAAACAACTCAAGATGCAAAATCCACCATCCGTTGTCTTACGACAATTATTTTATCTTGTCACTGTTTTTCTCTTAGTCACTGTCCTAGGTATCTGAATAAGATTGCTCATACTATTGCTAAGTCCATAGCATAG
- the LOC141642684 gene encoding uncharacterized protein LOC141642684, with amino-acid sequence MSMKTFKSWRWLSRKKSTLSDGGPHGAHGLRMRKFTFMAVVLIAMLVIVYRVTSYQYQQTEIDARKQPFDSAEDSAMFELDGLPQGIIQARSDLELKPLWSRSKAKLEVSSSNNLLAIAAGIKQKENIDVIVQKFLAENFTIVLFHYDGEINGWWDLDWSNKAIHITAQNQTKWWFAKRFLHPDVVSIYDYIFLWDEDLGVDNFDPGRYLEIVKKEGLHISQPALDPNSTEIHHRITVRKKAKRFHRRIYDHRGVTKCSKSSMGPPCTGWVEGMAPVFSKSAWRCTWHLIQNDLVHGWGLDMKLGYCAQGDRTKRVGIVDSEYIVHQGIPSLGGSSAKKDPKSEDSQKKRSSGVDMRVEVRRQSTSELKVFKERWEKAVKEDGSWVDPYTRRSWFNPFSRFRI; translated from the exons ATGTCTATGAAGACATTCAAATCATGGAGATGGTTGTCTAGAAAGAAGAGTACCCTTTCAGATGGG GGACCACATGGAGCTCATGGACTCCGGATGAGAAAATTTACATTCATGGCAGTTGTGTTAATAgcgatgttggttattgtgtacAGAGTCACCAGCTACCAGTATCAACAGACAGAG atAGATGCTAGAAAGCAGCCTTTTGACAGCGCCGAG GATTCGGCAATGTTTGAGTTGGATGGTTTACCTCAAGGCATCATACAGGCTAGATCAGACTTAGAGCTAAAACCCTTATGGTCCCGTTCTAAGGCGAAG CTTGAAGTTTCCAGTAGTAACAACTTGCTTGCTATTGCTGCTGGTatcaaacaaaaagaaaataTTGACGTTATAGTTCAGAAG TTTCTTGCAGAAAATTTTACTATAGTGCTGTTTCATTATGATGGTGAAATCAACGGATGGTGGGATCTGGATTGGAGTAACAAGGCCATTCATATAACTGCTCAGAACCAAACGAAATG GTGGTTTGCAAAACGGTTTCTACATCCAGATGTTGTTTCCATCTATGACTATATTTTTCTGTGGGATGAAGATTTAGGCGTGGACAACTTCGATCCCGGGAG GTACCTGGAAATCGTGAAAAAAGAGGGACTACATATATCCCAGCCAGCATTAGACCCCAACTCAACAGAAATACATCATCGTATTACTGTTCGTAAAAAGGCAAAGAGGTTTCACAG GAGAATTTATGATCACAGAGGTGTTACCAAATGTTCAAAATCCAGCATGGGGCCACCATGCACTGG GTGGGTGGAAGGAATGGCTCCTGTATTTTCAAAATCAGCTTGGCGTTGTACTTGGCACCTCATACAG AATGATCTTGTTCATGGTTGGGGTTTGGATATGAAGCTTGGTTATTGTGCACAG GGTGATAGGACAAAGAGAGTCGGAATTGTCGATAGTGAATATATCGTTCACCAAGGCATACCGTCTTTAGGTGGTTCATCAGCTAAAAAG GATCCAAAATCGGAAGACTCTCAAAAG AAGCGCTCAAGTGGTGTAGATATGCGTGTTGAG GTCCGGAGACAATCGACATCGGAGCTTAAAGTCTTTAAAGAACGATGGGAAAAAGCCGTGAAAGAGGATGGGAGCTGGGTGGATCCATACACAAGAAGGAGCTGGTTTAACCCATTTTCTAGGTTCCGAATATGA